One Aphelocoma coerulescens isolate FSJ_1873_10779 chromosome 6, UR_Acoe_1.0, whole genome shotgun sequence DNA window includes the following coding sequences:
- the TDRD1 gene encoding LOW QUALITY PROTEIN: tudor domain-containing protein 1 (The sequence of the model RefSeq protein was modified relative to this genomic sequence to represent the inferred CDS: deleted 2 bases in 1 codon) encodes MSGSDPPGGARNVPGLWGPLLCLAPDGPRVSGGRGLPRGQRRRRGGSPGYLAHSHLWSYSNVSLYMMAEPLNLQHNEVTDGDLSNRVTGSSMEDKTGRENCIAAADKGNTVSHSNWINGKPKKLQYSSKSAFSICYDKSFLSLLVPPPKGGTCRHCGLFGKLRCSQCLQTYYCSADCQKKDWPAHRAVCGPVKQNLSNSKTKTGVHLKEEVRLSFAVDVVLPDSEDCLNKVPLEMKSHLTPGSDARGDSPRVSENHSKGSEKKLSEDEDSPHCVNSIAKFVSLSIGDEFSGVVSHIQNPETFFCQRMQSARQLTELEVSLNEYCKQFPSSPSFRPAAGNACCAQFTEDNLWYRAAVRAYASEDTVLVDYMDYGNSDSLPLARLRPIIPSLMDLPAQAIRCSLAGVKPPLGTWTSEVISYMKKLVKDKVLTVKVVNKESSRSVVELTDASVTPVVNISSLLIKEGCAAEELRMALPAARVSDVEQANEDTANKRMCQWVKLTLNQMLSVIVCTVYNPGEFYCQISNSHELLALNSLNKSLSEYCQKTPPDVFEPKNGDPCCAFYSEDGNWYRAVVQNVTLNGTVQVSFVDYGNTEEVPLDNIRQISSSFLELPFQAIKCWLSGIKPGNSKWNPEATTRFRRYTSGLELQATVTSLSEDGAGVVLTDNSTDCPKMINEILTSEKLAVKEVLQDKNNFPKNSIDQKATSLGHWKSIELSVDETMSVWVTEVVSPDLFYAIPVQNRGQKKLFKELTSLEDYCRSCNKQPFQPKLGEACCAQFSGNGNWYRAVVLEASQSAVKVLYGDYGNTETLPLSKVLPITDSYLKLPFQTITCSLAGIEKAEWSPLVLDKLKKLLLKQCVTITVKGINGNVNLVTVEKHFDNGSLNIADKLLKEGLVKPCSAENLHSEHQGNGGETSCCCTELKVQLEKHKQVLLFLLNKFGNPDGFTEMKNLLKH; translated from the exons ATGAGCGGCTCGGACCCGCCAGGAGGGGCTAGAAACGTCCCTGGCCTCTGGGGGCCGCTGCTT TGTCTTGCCCCCGACGGTCCTCGAGTGAGCGGCGGGCGCGGCCTCCCGCGTGGGCAGCGCCGACGGCGGGGAGGCAGCCCGGG TTACCTGGCCCACAGCCACCTTTGGTCATACTCTAATGTGAGCCTTTACATGATGGCAGAACCACTTAATCTTCAACATAATGAAGTTACAGATGGAGATTTAAGCAACAGGGTCACAG GAAGTTCTATGGAAGACAAAACTGGTAGAGAGAACTGCATAGCTGCAGCTGATAAAGGAAATACT GTGTCACATTCTAATTGGATTAATGGGAAGCCAAAGAAATTGCAATATTCCTCTAAGAGTGCTTTTTCTATTTGCTATGATAAGAGTTTCTTGAGTCTGTTAGTACCACCCCCTAAAGGGGGCACTTGCCGTCATTGTGGTCTGTTTG gaaagctCAGATGTTCACAGTGTCTGCAAACATACTATTGCTCTGCAGATTGTCAGAAAAAAGATTGGCCAGCACATAGAGCAGTTTGTGGTCCCGTTAAACAGAA TTTAAGTAATAGCAAAACCAAGACGGGAGTTCATCTTAAG GAGGAAGTGAGGTTGAGTTTTGCTGTAGATGTTGTTCTTCCAGATTCTG AAGATTGCCTAAATAAGGTTCCCTTAGAAATGAAGTCGCATTTAACTCCAGGAAGTGATGCCAGAGGAGACTCTCCAAGAG TATCAGAAAACCATTCAAagggaagtgaaaaaaaattatctgaggATGAAGACTCTCCTCACTGTGTTAATTCAATTGCCAAGTTTGTCTCTTTAAGTATTGGAGATGAATTTTCTGGTGTGGTTTCCCACATTCAAAATCCAGAGACCTTTTTTTGTCAGCGGATGCAAAGTGCCC GTCAACTTACTGAGCTTGAAGTGTCTCTTAATGAATACTGTAAACAGTTTCCCAGTAGTCCATCTTTCCGTCCTGCTGCTGGCAATGCGTGCTGTGCCCAGTTCACAG AAGACAACCTTTGGTATCGTGCTGCTGTTAGAGCTTATGCTTCTGAAGACACTGTTTTGGTAGACTATATGGATTATGGTAATTCTGACTCTCTTCCACTGGCCAGACTTCGTCCTATTATTCCAAGCTTAATGGACTTGCCAGCTCAAGCCATAAGATGTAGCCTGGCAG GTGTAAAGCCACCGTTAGGAACATGGACCTCAGAAGTTATTTCTTACATGAAAAAACTGGTGAAAGACAAAGtgttgacagtaaaagtagtgAATAAAGAGAGTTCTAGATCTGTGGTGGAGCTTACAGATGCATCAGTTACTCCAGTAGTGAATATATCGAGCCTTCTCATCAAGGAAGGctgtgcagctgaggaactgAGGATGGCTTTACCAGCAGCCAGAGTGAGTGATGTTGAGCAAGCCAATG AGGACACAGCGAACAAAAGAATGTGCCAGTGGGTTAAGTTAACTCTTAATCAAATGCTTAGTGTCATAGTGTGTACAGTGTACAATCCTGGAGAATTCTACTGTCAGATTTCAAACAGCCATG AGTTACTTGCTCTAAACTCACTTAACAAATCATTGTCTGAATACTGTCAGAAAACTCCACCAGATGTTTTTGAACCTAAGAATGGAGACCCTTGCTGTGCTTTTTACTCTG AGGATGGTAACTGGTACCGTGCTGTGGTGCAAAATGTCACTTTAAATGGAACTGTTCAAGTGAGCTTTGTGGACTATGGAAATACTGAGGAAGTACCACTGGATAATATCCGACAGATCTCATCCTCATTCCTAGAACTTCCATTTCAAGCAATTAAATGCTGGCTCTCAG GTATAAAGCCTGGAAATAGCAAATGGAATCCAGAAGCTACAACCAGATTTCGTAGGTACACTTCAGGGTTAGAGCTTCAAGCCACAGTAACTTCCCTTTCTGAAGATGGGGCAGGTGTAGTGCTTACTGACAATTCCACAGATTGTCCAAAAATGATCAATGAAATACTAACTTCAGAAAAATTGGCTGTAAAGGAAGTTCTGCAGGATAAAAACAACTTTCCAAAAAACTCTATTGACCAAAAAG CAACCTCACTTGGGCACTGGAAGTCAATTGAATTGTCTGTAGATGAAACCATGTCTGTCTGGGTAACAGAAGTTGTAAGCCCAGACTTGTTCTATGCTATACCAGTCCAAAATAGAG GTCAAAAGAAGCTCTTTAAGGAGCTGACTTCACTGGAAGACTATTGTAGATCTTGTAACAAACAGCCCTTCCAGCCAAAACTGGGTGAAGCCTGTTGTGCTCAATTTTCAG GTAATGGCAATTGGTACAGAGCTGTTGTTCTGGAAGCTTCTCAGTCTGCAGTGAAAGTACTGTATGGAGACTATGGAAACACAGAAACTTTACCTCTTTCAAAGGTGCTGCCAATCACTGATTCCTATTTAAAGCTGCCTTTTCAGACAATTACATGTTCACTTGCAG gaataGAGAAAGCTGAGTGGTCCCCATTAGTGCTTGATAAGTTGAAAAAACTACTATTGAAGCAATGTGTCACAATTACAGTGAAAGGGATTAATGGAAATGTTAATTTAGTAACAGTGGAGAAACATTTTGACAATGGTTCTTTGAATATAGCTGACAAACTTCTAAAGGAGGGTTTGGTCAAACCCTGCAGTGCTGAAAACTTGCATAGTGAACATCAAG GTAATGGAGGCGagaccagctgctgctgcacggAATTAAAAGTGCAA CTTGAAAAGCATAAACAAGTCCTACTCTTCCTTCTAAACAAGTTTGGGAATCCAGATGGattcactgaaatgaaaaacctGTTAAAACACTAA